The genome window AATGTTGGCCTTGTGCGTACTAACGGTAGAGATATGGATGGATAATATATCGCCGATCTCCGACACATTTTTCCCCTCCACCAGGTGCGTCATGACTTCGAGTTCACGGGCAGACAAGCTTTCAAACAAACTGCCGGCAGCCCCTTCCAGCGCATCACGGTTAATGATTTCCTGCAGTTTGGAACTCATGTATTTCCTGTTGTTCATGACGCTGGCAATAGCCTTGCGGATCTCAGCATTATCAGCTTCTTTATTAAGGAATCCCATGGCCCCCAATTGCAGGTATTTTTTAGCATAGATCTCCTCGCTGCTCATGGTAAGGATCAACACTTTCAGTTTCGGCTGATGGGTGAATATGTTTTTCAACAAACTGACCGAGTCGGTACCAGGCATGTTAATGTCCATTATAACGAGGTCGTATGGGGTAGATTGGATATGCTCCCAGGCGCTGTTGCCATCGTAGCACTCATCTATCTGTACATTTAAATATTCCGCTTTTATAAGAACACTGACCCCTGTTCTTACGATCGTGTGATCATCGGCGATTAATATCCTTTTCAATAAGTTAGGCTTTGGAGTTAGGAGAAAACGGTTGCTATCAATAGTAATATTACAATAATAGCAAATGTTTTTGAAGGAAAAGTACGAAACCGGTATCGTAATGAAGATATTCAACCGTTTAGCCGGTTTCACCGTTTTATTCCTATTCATTTTTCCAATTAATTCTACCTCATTTCCGGCAACAAATCACATACTTGCGCACAGAACATGTAATTGCCCTATAATTATACTTATTTGCCAGTTACACTTTTACAAATAAGAATAATGCATTACACCATCCCTAACCTTATGAACTTATTAATTACCCTGGTAAGCCTTATCCTGCATATGTCCGTTTAAAATCCAATATCACGCTCTGGTGTGATATTAAAAGTCCAAAGGCCCGTTGTATACGGGCCTTTGCTTTTATCTGGTCAGGATGGGTCAAGGCTTATTAGTCAGCCGCTTAGTGCCGGATGACCAACTTCGTACTTTCATAATTCGTTCCATCTCCCAGCTTCAACAGGTACATACCACCAGGTAATGCGTGCAAATCATGCAAATAAATGGTGTTCTTACCCTTGCGCGCCTGGTACTGCATGGAGAAAACAGTATTTCCCTGCAAACTCACCAATTGGACAGTCAGCTTCGTAGGGTGCGCTGCCAAAAAGCGTATACTGGCATCGGTATCAATAGGATTAGGTGTTACCGTTATCCGTTTGTCGTTCGCCACAGCCGTCAAAGCCGGAACCGGTGAGGGTGTAGTGGCAAGTATCGTACAGGTGAGCGGAAATGCCGGCGTCGCGACAACCTGCAGAATGCCTGCATTACCGCCAGTGGCTCCAAACGTGGCAGGCGCAATACCCTGCGTAGTGCCGGCAGCGCCGCCCGTCACCGAACTGGAAGCGTTGAGGGAGGCAGTGCTGTAAATAACACCACCACTGCCACCACCGCCGGGGCCATGCGGAGAGCCTCCTCCTGTGTTACTGGCCCCATTGCTCCCATTGGCATTTACAGTAACACCGCCAAGGCCACTCCCTGCAACGATCAATACGCTGCCGCCGGCGCCTCCCCCACCTCCACCATCATTTAACAGGGTCGTGTTAGGGGCTGCCCCATTAGCCGTAATAGTACCGGTCCCGAATATACTGCCGGCCCGGACTATAACGATTCCACCCCCGGGAGCGCCGCTGCTGGCCAAACCAAGGTTGGGGGTACCTGTACCACCATCGGTACTGCCTGCGCCACCACCGCCGCCCATCACCAGCCGTGTGGGACTTACCTCCGCAAATGCGGCGCCTCCCAGTCCGCCGGAAAAGAGTTGCGAAGACCAACTTCTGCCGCCTCCGCCCCCAATGCCGCCATTGCCACCACCACCGCCACCGGCATTATTGCTATTACTATTCGGATTGCCGTCGGTGGCTCCTCCTCCTGCATTACCCGGTGCGCCGCGTTGCCGGCAACCGTTCGGGTAACCTTCCAGTGCAGCCGTCAGATCTACCAGCGTGGTATTGCCGCTGGCGAAGAGATAACGGGGTGTTCCCGCGATCCCTTCTCCCTTGGTAGCGCAGGTATTCAAAGTGGAAGCCACCCTATAATCTGTAGCTGCGCCCCCGTTATTGGGATTACTATGTCTGAGTCCCCCTCCCCCACGAAATCCCCGGCCGGTAGCATTGATCAATTGCCCGTTCATATTAAGGACATTAACAGCGCACAGCAGTACAACGCCGCCCGTTGTTCCATTCCAGGCAGGAGCGGTTACAGTGCCTGTTAACGTAATATTATAATATACCGGCACGCGGATAACCTGGTAACGATATTGCCCATCGGCGCCATAATTCGAATTCTGGTAACTGTTTGTCAACCCCGATTGAAGGGTAAGCGTACCACCGCCTATACCAACAGCGTTGGTGGCCACTGCATATTCCATATTACCCGCCCTCAGCGATGCGTTGTTCCTATAGCCACGCCCAACACCGGTGCCACTGCCATAGTTAGCATTGTTGTTGGTAAATATCTGCGCTCCCTGCATTTGTATAATTAATACAATATCCGATGCGCTGATGGGGACAGTGCCGTAGGTAGCCGCCCCCAGTGTAATGCTGGTGCTCCCCGCAGATGCCACTGCGGTTGTGCCAGGATAGTACGTATTGGGAAAGGAGCTGATCGATGTAGCTACCGCAGGCGGGCAACTCTGTGCGCGTAAGATTTCACCAGGCAACAAGATAGCGGTTAGCAGCGCAGCAAATAAATAGATATTTGCATGCCCCGGGCGTACAAGTGGCTTCATAATATATTGGGATTTTCAATTATGAGCCAAAATAAATGATCTGCACTACCCTTTCGGGACATTGTATGTCAATGATCCCTTTATTGTATCTGAAGAGGGAAAACTCAATGATAAAGGTCCAGCCTGAAGTGGAAGCAAAAACAGTAAATCCCTACGGCTGCTTCCAATTGTTATTGCTCCTGTTATGGTCGGGAAATACATTGTCAGGATCTATTGTTACACTGGAAACAGGCTCCCTAATACCTGTTTTAAAAACATACCGGTAATCATATTGCCAGATCTCCACCGGGAATGTATGCCGTGTTTTCTTACCGCTTACAGTAGAGATTTCAACAACCAGTGGCATAGCTGCTTTTTCCAGGTTCTCAATAATGATCTCAGCGGCTTTGGATGCATCATACCGCACTGCAGCAACAGCCTGATCGAGCTTGTAATTTTCCATAAATGCCTCCTTCCAGAACCAGGTAAGGTCTTCGCCGGTAGCGCTGTTCATGCAGCGGAAAAAATCCCAGGGCGTGGGATGTTTAAAAGCCCATTGCCGGATGTAATGACGAAACGCATAATCGAATCGCTCTCCC of Paraflavitalea devenefica contains these proteins:
- a CDS encoding T9SS type A sorting domain-containing protein, with product MKPLVRPGHANIYLFAALLTAILLPGEILRAQSCPPAVATSISSFPNTYYPGTTAVASAGSTSITLGAATYGTVPISASDIVLIIQMQGAQIFTNNNANYGSGTGVGRGYRNNASLRAGNMEYAVATNAVGIGGGTLTLQSGLTNSYQNSNYGADGQYRYQVIRVPVYYNITLTGTVTAPAWNGTTGGVVLLCAVNVLNMNGQLINATGRGFRGGGGLRHSNPNNGGAATDYRVASTLNTCATKGEGIAGTPRYLFASGNTTLVDLTAALEGYPNGCRQRGAPGNAGGGATDGNPNSNSNNAGGGGGGNGGIGGGGGRSWSSQLFSGGLGGAAFAEVSPTRLVMGGGGGAGSTDGGTGTPNLGLASSGAPGGGIVIVRAGSIFGTGTITANGAAPNTTLLNDGGGGGGAGGSVLIVAGSGLGGVTVNANGSNGASNTGGGSPHGPGGGGSGGVIYSTASLNASSSVTGGAAGTTQGIAPATFGATGGNAGILQVVATPAFPLTCTILATTPSPVPALTAVANDKRITVTPNPIDTDASIRFLAAHPTKLTVQLVSLQGNTVFSMQYQARKGKNTIYLHDLHALPGGMYLLKLGDGTNYESTKLVIRH
- a CDS encoding response regulator, which encodes MKRILIADDHTIVRTGVSVLIKAEYLNVQIDECYDGNSAWEHIQSTPYDLVIMDINMPGTDSVSLLKNIFTHQPKLKVLILTMSSEEIYAKKYLQLGAMGFLNKEADNAEIRKAIASVMNNRKYMSSKLQEIINRDALEGAAGSLFESLSARELEVMTHLVEGKNVSEIGDILSIHISTVSTHKANILQKLKVSNVIELTRMVKRFDIA